One window of Hoplias malabaricus isolate fHopMal1 chromosome 16, fHopMal1.hap1, whole genome shotgun sequence genomic DNA carries:
- the tlnrd1 gene encoding talin rod domain-containing protein 1: MASSGSGKPESEVSTNVQSGSSQQRKRLLSICDSCKSKMQLVADLLLLSSETRPVVTADGQQVAETFDKCRDTVIARTKELSIITHDIQSQLNMGKFVEVGDRLVEMGDLVVSLTEFSAHAAYLAAVDTPACQAAVPGLVDRYKVTRCRHEVEQTCGILRLTPLSELTPQLLLEVSQNILRNLTTLTDASSLASEKSKDRFAKEQFKASVKCMSTSATALLACVREVKSCPSELSRNRCVLFAGPLVQAVNALVGFATEPQFLGKPAVLSSEGKAVQTAVLGGAMSVVSACVLLTQGLRDISQHPETSTQMPGYRERLRNSACAVSDGCTLLSQALRERSSPRTLPPVNSHSVN, from the coding sequence ATGGCTAGTAGTGGCTCGGGGAAGCCAGAAAGCGAGGTTTCGACCAACGTCCAGAGTGGCAGCTCGCAGCAGAGGAAGAGACTTTTGTCCATTTGCGACTCGTGCAAAAGCAAGATGCAGCTGGTGGCGGATCTTCTGCTTCTGTCCAGCGAGACCAGGCCGGTGGTGACGGCGGACGGGCAGCAGGTCGCCGAGACCTTCGACAAGTGCCGGGACACGGTGATCGCCAGGACGAAGGAGCTCTCCATCATCACCCACGACATCCAGAGCCAGCTGAACATGGGCAAGTTCGTGGAGGTGGGCGACCGGCTGGTGGAGATGGGCGACCTGGTGGTGTCCCTGACGGAGTTCTCAGCTCACGCGGCGTATCTGGCGGCTGTGGATACGCCCGCGTGTCAGGCCGCGGTTCCGGGGCTCGTGGACAGGTACAAAGTGACCCGCTGCCGGCACGAGGTGGAGCAGACTTGCGGCATCCTGCGGCTGACTCCGTTATCGGAACTTACGCCTCAGCTCCTCCTGGAGGTGTCGCAGAACATACTGAGGAACCTCACCACCCTCACCGACGCCTCATCTCTGGCCAGTGAAAAATCCAAGGACCGCTTCGCCAAGGAGCAGTTCAAAGCCAGCGTCAAGTGCATGAGCACCAGTGCCACGGCGCTGCTGGCCTGCGTGAGGGAGGTGAAGTCGTGTCCGAGCGAACTCTCCCGGAACCGCTGCGTTCTGTTCGCCGGGCCGCTGGTGCAGGCCGTCAACGCTCTGGTGGGATTCGCCACGGAGCCACAGTTCCTCGGCAAACCGGCCGTCCTCAGCTCCGAGGGCAAAGCGGTGCAGACGGCCGTGCTCGGGGGCGCCATGAGCGTGGTCTCGGCCTGCGTCCTCCTCACCCAGGGCCTCAGGGATATCTCCCAGCACCCCGAAACCAGCACCCAAATGCCGGGGTACCGGGAGCGCCTACGCAACTCTGCCTGCGCTGTGTCGGACGGCTGCACGCTGCTCTCGCAGGCGCTAAGGGAACGGTCCTCCCCCAGGACTTTACCGCCAGTCAACTCTCATTCTGTGAATTAA